From Montipora foliosa isolate CH-2021 chromosome 6, ASM3666993v2, whole genome shotgun sequence, a single genomic window includes:
- the LOC138008491 gene encoding uncharacterized protein, which yields MPSFREIRDLLLLSHGSNFISEEEFLVLYEEYQPANLIFPHSSYGDFHFDDMEDDECLAEFRVEKKDLETLGEALQIPATFHCQQRSKIDGMEGLCMLLRRFAYPCRYSDMISRFGRPVPVLSMVTNTVLDYIYDTHGHLLTDWNPALLSAQALEEYAQAISRKGSPLQNCFGFIDGTVRPVCRPGRHQRVLYNGHKRVHSLKYQSIALPNGLIGNLYGPVEGRRHDAGMLADSGLLRQLERYAFSPAVQPMCVFGDPAYPLRIHLQAPFRNAALTVQMEAFNSAMSAVRCSVEWLFGDISNYFKFLDFKKNLKVQLSSVDSSVELKKGLSRTVGDGQGLTFSFQLTIGEERSKHLARIKI from the exons ATGCCCTCGTTTCGAGAAATAAGAGATTTGCTCCTTCTTTCGCACGGTTCTAATTTTATTTCTGAAGAAGAATTTTTAGTTCTCTACGAGGAATATCAGCCAGCCAACTTGATTTTTCCACACTCTTCTTATGGCGATTTTCACTTTGATGACATGGAAGACGATGAATGTTTGGCGGAGTTTCGCGTTGAAAAGAAAGATTTGGAGACCCTTGGAGAGGCTTTGCAAATACCAGCAACATTTCATTGTCAGCAGCGAAGCAAAATAGACGGTATGGAGGGGTTGTGTATGCTACTCAGACGTTTTGCATACCCTTGTCGCTACTCGGACATGATTTCGCGTTTCGGTAGGCCTGTTCCAGTTCTTAGTATGGTAACTAATACAGTTCTGGACTACATATACGATACTCATGGACATTTGCTAACTGACTGGAACCCAGCTTTGTTAAGTGCGCAAGCACTTGAAGAGTATGCACAGGCCATTTCCAGAAAAGGTTCACCACTCcagaattgctttggttttataGACGGCACCGTTCGTCCTGTTTGCAGACCTGGGAGACACCAGCGTGTTCTATACAATGGCCATAAACGGGTGCATTCCCTTAAATACCAATCCATTGCTTTACCGAATGGCCTGATTGGAAATTTGTATGGACCTGTAG AAGGGAGGAGACACGACGCAGGTATGCTGGCCGATTCTGGTCTTTTGAGACAGCTTGAGCGTTATGCGTTTTCTCCTGCTGTCCAGCCCATGTGTGTTTTTGGTGATCCAGCCTATCCACTACGCATTCATCTCCAGGCACCTTTCCGTAATGCTGCCCTTACCGTCCAAATGGAAGCATTCAATTCAGCCATGAGTGCCGTCAGATGTTCAGTGGAATGGCTGTTTGGAgacatttcaaattattttaagtttcttgattttaagaaaaacctcAAGGTCCAACTCAGCAGTGTCG ACTCAAGTGTGGAGCTAAAAAAGGGGTTGAGCAGGACAGTGGGTGATGGGCAAGGTCTGACCTTTTCCTTCCAACTGACCATTGGTGAAGAGAGGAGCAAGCATTTGGCACGAATTAAGATTTAA